Proteins from a single region of Pseudomonadota bacterium:
- a CDS encoding ABC transporter substrate-binding protein — MPRSLIVAFSVTTGLLAAAGLPGPAEAQQTVLKMVPHADLKVTDPISTTATITIDHAMMIYDQLYAWDAGLNPKPQMAEGHTLSADGLTYTFTLRSGLKFHDGSPVTARDAVASVKRWEARDTMGQKLAEMTKAMEAVNDTTFTIVLKEPYGYTLTTLASSGGNVPAIMRLKDAEADPFKAITENVGSGPFKLVASEWVPGSKVVYEKNADYVPRGEPAAGLTGGKVVKVARVEWTSIPEAATAAAALVAGEIDMIEAINNDQTAILKKSGTVVVEALAPLGWFGMLRPNYLHPPFNNAKARQALALMVDQQEYMQAAFGGGQICFSYYTCGSPNGTEVGSEPYRKPDFARAKQLLAESGYKGEKIVLLGAGDLFHHHAVAQVTAERLKQIGINVDLQMADWGAVVTRRGKKDDPYAGGWHIFQTFSDGVTGYSPLTNFGTNLACDGKNWFGWPCDEATEKLRDRFIRAANETEQAQALEALHRRMWEVVPYVMLGKYERLGAWRSNLQGVLKANVLALWNISKS; from the coding sequence ATGCCCCGATCGCTGATCGTCGCCTTCAGCGTCACCACCGGCCTCCTTGCCGCCGCCGGCCTCCCCGGCCCGGCAGAGGCGCAGCAGACCGTCTTGAAGATGGTGCCCCACGCCGACCTCAAGGTCACCGACCCGATCTCGACCACGGCGACCATCACCATCGACCACGCGATGATGATCTACGACCAGCTCTACGCCTGGGATGCGGGGCTCAACCCGAAGCCGCAGATGGCGGAGGGCCATACGCTTTCCGCGGACGGACTCACCTACACCTTCACCCTCAGGTCGGGTCTCAAGTTCCATGATGGCAGCCCGGTGACGGCGCGCGACGCGGTCGCCTCGGTCAAGCGCTGGGAAGCCCGCGACACCATGGGCCAGAAGCTGGCCGAGATGACCAAGGCGATGGAGGCGGTCAACGACACGACCTTCACCATCGTCTTGAAGGAACCCTACGGCTACACCTTGACGACGCTCGCCTCCAGCGGCGGCAACGTCCCCGCCATCATGCGCCTCAAGGACGCCGAGGCCGATCCGTTCAAGGCGATCACCGAGAACGTCGGCTCCGGACCGTTCAAGCTGGTGGCATCCGAGTGGGTGCCGGGCTCCAAGGTCGTCTACGAGAAGAATGCCGATTATGTGCCGCGCGGCGAGCCCGCAGCCGGCTTGACCGGCGGCAAGGTGGTCAAGGTCGCCCGGGTGGAATGGACCTCCATTCCCGAGGCTGCGACCGCCGCCGCCGCACTGGTTGCCGGCGAGATCGACATGATCGAGGCGATCAACAACGACCAAACGGCGATCCTGAAGAAGAGCGGCACGGTGGTCGTGGAAGCGCTAGCGCCGCTCGGCTGGTTCGGCATGCTCAGGCCGAACTATCTCCATCCGCCCTTCAACAACGCCAAGGCGCGCCAGGCGCTGGCGCTCATGGTGGATCAGCAGGAATACATGCAAGCCGCCTTCGGCGGCGGGCAGATCTGCTTTTCCTACTACACCTGCGGCAGCCCGAACGGCACCGAGGTGGGCTCGGAGCCCTACCGCAAGCCCGACTTCGCCCGCGCCAAGCAGCTCCTCGCCGAATCCGGCTACAAGGGCGAGAAGATCGTGCTCTTGGGTGCCGGCGACTTGTTCCACCACCACGCAGTCGCCCAGGTGACCGCCGAGCGGCTGAAGCAGATCGGCATCAATGTCGATCTGCAGATGGCCGATTGGGGTGCCGTGGTCACCCGCCGCGGCAAGAAGGACGATCCCTATGCCGGCGGCTGGCACATCTTCCAGACCTTCTCCGACGGTGTCACCGGCTACTCGCCCTTGACCAATTTCGGCACCAATCTCGCCTGCGACGGCAAGAACTGGTTCGGCTGGCCCTGCGACGAGGCGACCGAGAAGCTGCGCGACCGCTTCATCCGGGCCGCCAACGAGACCGAGCAGGCGCAGGCGCTGGAAGCGCTCCATCGCCGGATGTGGGAAGTGGTCCCCTATGTGATGCTGGGCAAATACGAGCGGCTCGGCGCCTGGCGCAGCAATCTTCAGGGCGTCTTGAAGGCGAACGTGCTGGCGCTCTGGAACATCTCGAAGAGCTGA
- a CDS encoding YciI family protein has product MQYLLLIYANEAEIAKRSEAEAKAMMEEYGVFTQAIIKAGQFKAGDRLQPISTATTVRVRSGKTLTTDGPFAETREQLGGYYLIEAKNLDEASQIAARIPGAKHGSIEVRPIWVYK; this is encoded by the coding sequence ATGCAGTATCTCTTGCTCATCTATGCGAACGAAGCCGAGATCGCGAAACGGAGCGAGGCGGAGGCGAAGGCGATGATGGAGGAATACGGCGTCTTCACCCAGGCGATCATCAAGGCCGGGCAGTTCAAGGCCGGCGACCGGCTGCAGCCGATCTCGACGGCGACCACCGTCCGCGTGCGCAGCGGCAAGACGCTTACCACCGACGGACCCTTTGCCGAGACCCGCGAGCAGCTCGGCGGCTACTATTTGATCGAAGCCAAGAACCTGGACGAGGCATCCCAGATCGCCGCGCGCATTCCAGGCGCCAAGCACGGCTCGATCGAGGTTCGGCCGATCTGGGTCTACAAATGA
- a CDS encoding RNA polymerase subunit sigma-24, with amino-acid sequence MSAAGIESVFRNEAGRVLATLIRLVGDFELAEEALQEAFTAAVEQWPASGVPDKPRAWLVNVGRHKAVDRLRRQILFRRKRRDLEIDAAIDRQSVACAEEADAFGDDILRLIFTCCHPALAIETQVALTLRSVCGLTTEAVARALLVGVETMAQRLVRAKKKIRAAKIPYETPAPAMLDERIEGVLAVIYLVFTEGYAVTAGAELMRWDLSSEAIRLARLLDGLLPGRPAIQGLLALLLLHDARRHGRTTEAGDIVLLEDQDRSLWDQAQIAEGTGLVGEALRAPGRPSPYAVQAAIAALHAEAPHHEATDWPQIVGLYEVLLRLQPSPVVELNHAAAVSMVDGPARALDLLDALAARGGLDGYHLLPAARADLFRRLGRRQEARAAYLAALALVKLEPERRLLARRLAELG; translated from the coding sequence GTGAGCGCGGCCGGCATCGAGAGCGTCTTTCGCAACGAGGCGGGTCGCGTCCTGGCGACGCTGATCCGCCTCGTCGGCGATTTCGAGCTGGCCGAGGAGGCGTTGCAGGAGGCGTTCACCGCGGCGGTCGAGCAATGGCCGGCCTCCGGCGTTCCCGACAAGCCCAGGGCCTGGCTGGTCAATGTCGGGCGCCACAAGGCGGTCGATCGCTTGCGCCGGCAGATCCTGTTTCGCCGGAAGCGCCGCGACCTCGAGATCGACGCTGCCATCGATCGGCAGAGCGTTGCTTGCGCGGAGGAGGCCGATGCGTTCGGCGACGACATCCTCAGGCTCATCTTCACCTGCTGCCATCCAGCGCTCGCCATCGAGACCCAGGTGGCGCTCACGCTTCGCTCGGTCTGCGGGCTCACCACCGAGGCGGTGGCCCGCGCCCTCCTCGTCGGCGTCGAGACCATGGCGCAGCGGCTGGTCCGCGCCAAGAAGAAGATCCGGGCGGCGAAGATCCCCTACGAGACGCCGGCGCCGGCGATGCTGGACGAGCGGATCGAGGGGGTCCTCGCCGTCATCTATCTGGTTTTCACCGAGGGCTATGCGGTCACCGCCGGTGCGGAGCTCATGCGCTGGGACCTGTCCAGCGAAGCGATCCGCTTGGCGCGTCTGCTCGATGGCCTCTTGCCCGGCCGGCCGGCGATCCAGGGACTGCTGGCGCTCCTGCTGCTGCATGACGCGCGCCGCCATGGCCGCACCACGGAGGCCGGCGACATCGTGCTGCTCGAGGACCAGGACCGCAGCCTCTGGGATCAGGCGCAGATCGCCGAAGGTACTGGGCTCGTGGGTGAAGCCTTGCGCGCGCCCGGCCGGCCCAGCCCCTATGCGGTGCAAGCGGCGATCGCAGCCCTCCATGCCGAGGCGCCGCACCATGAGGCGACCGACTGGCCGCAGATCGTCGGCCTCTACGAGGTGCTGCTGCGCCTGCAGCCATCGCCGGTGGTCGAGCTCAACCACGCCGCCGCCGTCTCGATGGTCGACGGTCCGGCCCGGGCCCTCGACCTCCTGGACGCGCTCGCCGCCCGCGGCGGCCTCGACGGCTATCACCTGCTGCCGGCGGCGCGTGCCGACCTCTTCCGGCGCTTGGGGCGCAGGCAAGAGGCGCGCGCCGCCTACCTAGCCGCTCTCGCCCTGGTCAAGCTCGAGCCGGAACGGCGACTGCTGGCGCGCCGCCTGGCCGAGCTCGGGTGA
- a CDS encoding GAF domain-containing protein, which produces MSRPDPLPPLLEAVASLGLPGQPEPLYGALDRALGQAIGHLLVTFLVVDEPRGEVQRVYSSNPTAYPVGGRKPLRTTEWGEQVILRRQTYIGRNAADIVRDFPDHALILSLGLASILNVPVVHDGRCLGTANLLHREGWYRESDAAIGRTFAALLVPAFAREQEALA; this is translated from the coding sequence ATGTCTCGCCCCGATCCCTTGCCGCCGCTCCTCGAGGCCGTCGCGTCTCTCGGCCTTCCCGGCCAGCCCGAGCCGCTTTACGGTGCGCTCGACCGCGCGCTCGGCCAGGCGATCGGCCACCTCCTGGTGACGTTTCTCGTCGTCGATGAGCCGAGGGGCGAGGTTCAGCGAGTCTATAGCTCGAACCCGACGGCCTATCCCGTCGGTGGCAGAAAGCCGCTTCGGACGACCGAATGGGGCGAGCAGGTCATCCTCCGCCGGCAGACCTATATCGGCCGCAACGCCGCCGACATCGTGCGGGATTTTCCCGATCACGCGCTCATCTTGAGCCTGGGCTTGGCGTCGATCTTGAATGTGCCGGTGGTGCATGACGGACGTTGCCTCGGCACCGCCAATCTCCTGCATCGGGAGGGCTGGTACCGGGAGTCGGACGCTGCCATAGGCCGGACATTCGCCGCCCTCCTGGTGCCGGCCTTCGCTCGCGAGCAGGAAGCGCTCGCGTGA
- a CDS encoding C69 family dipeptidase encodes MCDTMVAGGDAVAAGGVLFAKNSDRERNEAQYLEYRPRQKHRAGSPLKLTHVSIEAAAATHAVLLSRPFWIWGAEMGANEHGVVIGNEAVYSKLAPSKKPGVIGMDLLRLGLERGASAAEALEVITGLIERHGQGGNCGHLRQRSYHNSFIIADPSEAWVLETVGRYWVAERAVKVRTISNALSIGTRFTSISAALPALIGRRGWDGESGPINVASAITNARRDRLSEGHERRARSTGILAERNRRLSASDMIQAVRDHGQAGADPDWRPDEEPNRTLCMHGSWGLKGGQTVGSLVSDLRPGRIVHWVTGSAAPCTSIFKPVFFDAMPDFGPRPTDRFNPRTRWWRHERLHRLVIEDYGPRLALIRQERDQLEERFRKRVAAALASGGGSVAQARRDVVRTCWAEADAAEARWFETLHAVHRERPSQVAVPYRRAWNRMARLAAIPAF; translated from the coding sequence ATGTGCGACACGATGGTGGCGGGCGGCGATGCGGTGGCGGCGGGCGGCGTGCTCTTCGCCAAGAACAGCGATCGCGAGCGCAACGAGGCGCAGTATCTCGAGTACCGGCCGCGGCAGAAGCACCGCGCCGGCTCCCCCCTGAAGCTGACCCATGTCAGCATCGAAGCGGCGGCGGCGACCCATGCCGTGCTGCTGTCGAGGCCGTTCTGGATCTGGGGCGCGGAGATGGGCGCCAACGAGCATGGCGTGGTCATCGGCAACGAGGCGGTCTATTCGAAGCTGGCGCCCTCGAAAAAGCCGGGCGTGATCGGCATGGACCTCTTGCGCCTCGGCCTCGAGCGCGGCGCCAGCGCCGCCGAGGCGCTCGAGGTCATCACCGGCCTCATCGAGCGCCACGGCCAAGGCGGCAATTGCGGCCATCTGCGCCAGCGCAGCTACCACAACTCCTTCATCATCGCCGACCCGAGCGAAGCCTGGGTCCTGGAGACCGTGGGCCGCTACTGGGTGGCCGAGCGCGCGGTCAAGGTCCGCACCATCTCGAACGCGCTGTCGATCGGCACGCGCTTCACGTCGATCAGCGCCGCGCTGCCGGCGCTCATCGGGCGCCGCGGCTGGGACGGCGAGAGCGGGCCCATCAACGTGGCATCCGCCATCACCAATGCCCGGCGCGACCGCCTGTCTGAGGGCCATGAGCGGCGCGCCCGCTCGACCGGCATTCTGGCCGAGCGCAACCGGCGCTTGAGCGCCTCCGACATGATCCAGGCCGTGCGCGATCATGGGCAGGCCGGCGCCGATCCCGACTGGCGGCCGGATGAAGAGCCGAACCGCACCCTCTGCATGCATGGAAGCTGGGGCCTGAAGGGCGGCCAGACGGTGGGCTCGCTCGTCTCGGATTTGCGGCCGGGGCGGATCGTGCATTGGGTGACCGGCTCGGCCGCCCCCTGCACCAGCATCTTCAAGCCGGTCTTCTTCGACGCCATGCCCGATTTCGGGCCGCGGCCTACCGACCGCTTCAATCCGCGTACCCGCTGGTGGCGCCACGAGAGGCTGCACCGTCTGGTGATCGAAGACTACGGACCGCGCTTGGCGCTCATCAGGCAAGAGCGCGATCAGCTCGAGGAGCGCTTCCGCAAGCGGGTCGCGGCCGCGCTCGCATCCGGCGGTGGGAGTGTCGCCCAGGCGCGCCGGGACGTGGTCCGGACCTGCTGGGCGGAAGCGGATGCCGCCGAGGCGCGCTGGTTCGAGACTCTGCATGCGGTGCACCGGGAGCGCCCGAGCCAGGTTGCAGTTCCCTATCGCCGCGCCTGGAACCGGATGGCGAGGCTGGCGGCGATCCCGGCGTTCTAG
- a CDS encoding choline dehydrogenase: MDGVDVIVVGAGSAGCALAARLSEDERQTVLLLEAGGPDRDPWIHLPVGYFRNIYSRLSWGFETEPDPGMGGRSIIWPRGKVLGGSSSINGLIYIRGQAEDYDHWRQLGNAGWSFGDVLAYFKRAEDQERGADPLHGEGGPLGVSDLRLKHELCEAFIRAAIEAGYAPNDDFNGTQQDGVGYYQLTSRNGLRCSAAVAYLKPARRRPNLRVETKALATRILFEGRRAVGVAYLKDGRERIQRAGREVVLAGGAVNSPHLLLLSGVGPADELARHGIAVVHELPGVGQNLQDHYQVRLIHRCTKPITLNEIEHSLWRKAGAALEWLTRRSGPISIGAGQVGLFCKSRNEAATADLQYHFMPVSFERGPGPEPRIDVHRFPGFNNTLNQSRPSSRGWIRLKSSDPRVHPAIQPNYLSEPEDRACVIAGLKIARRIAQMPALRDYIAGEYSPGGDVQTDDELLAFAREKGGTIYHPAGSCKMGPEGDAMAVVDPRLRVIGLSGLRVADASIMPTLVSGNTNASAIMIGEKAADLIRKDAA, encoded by the coding sequence ATGGATGGCGTCGATGTCATCGTGGTCGGCGCCGGCTCGGCCGGCTGTGCCTTGGCGGCGCGGCTCTCCGAGGATGAGCGGCAGACCGTGCTCCTGCTCGAGGCCGGCGGGCCTGACCGCGATCCTTGGATCCACCTGCCGGTGGGGTATTTCCGCAACATCTATTCCAGGCTGAGCTGGGGCTTCGAGACCGAACCCGATCCCGGCATGGGCGGCCGCTCCATCATCTGGCCGAGGGGCAAGGTGCTGGGCGGCTCGTCCTCGATCAACGGCCTCATCTATATCCGCGGGCAGGCGGAGGACTATGACCACTGGCGCCAGCTCGGCAATGCCGGCTGGTCATTCGGCGACGTGCTGGCCTACTTCAAGCGTGCGGAGGATCAGGAGCGGGGTGCCGATCCGCTGCACGGCGAAGGCGGGCCCTTGGGCGTCAGCGACCTCCGCCTCAAGCACGAGCTGTGCGAGGCGTTCATCAGGGCGGCGATCGAGGCGGGCTATGCGCCGAACGACGACTTCAACGGCACCCAGCAGGACGGCGTCGGCTACTATCAGCTGACTTCCCGCAACGGGCTTCGATGCAGCGCCGCCGTCGCCTACCTCAAGCCGGCGCGCCGCCGCCCCAATCTCCGCGTGGAGACGAAGGCGCTGGCCACCCGGATCCTGTTCGAGGGCAGGCGCGCGGTCGGCGTCGCCTATCTCAAGGACGGCCGGGAGCGGATCCAGCGCGCCGGCCGCGAGGTGGTGCTCGCCGGCGGCGCCGTCAACTCCCCGCATCTCCTCTTGCTCTCCGGCGTCGGCCCGGCCGATGAGCTCGCCCGCCATGGCATCGCCGTGGTCCATGAGCTGCCCGGCGTCGGCCAGAATCTGCAGGACCACTACCAGGTCCGCCTGATCCACCGCTGCACGAAGCCGATCACCTTGAACGAGATCGAGCACAGCCTTTGGCGGAAGGCGGGGGCTGCCCTCGAATGGCTGACGCGACGCTCCGGACCAATCAGCATCGGAGCCGGCCAGGTCGGGCTCTTCTGCAAGAGCCGCAACGAGGCGGCGACGGCGGATTTGCAATATCACTTCATGCCCGTCAGCTTCGAACGCGGCCCCGGGCCCGAGCCCCGCATCGATGTCCATCGCTTTCCCGGCTTCAACAACACCCTCAACCAGTCGCGTCCATCGAGCCGCGGCTGGATCCGCTTGAAGTCGAGCGACCCCCGCGTCCATCCGGCGATTCAGCCGAACTATCTCTCGGAACCGGAAGACCGGGCCTGCGTCATCGCCGGGCTCAAGATCGCCCGGCGCATCGCCCAGATGCCGGCGCTCCGGGACTACATCGCCGGCGAGTACAGCCCCGGCGGCGATGTCCAGACCGACGACGAGCTCCTGGCATTCGCCCGCGAGAAGGGCGGCACCATCTACCACCCGGCCGGGAGCTGCAAGATGGGGCCGGAAGGCGATGCCATGGCCGTGGTCGATCCTCGGCTGCGCGTCATCGGGCTTTCCGGCTTGCGCGTGGCCGATGCCTCGATCATGCCGACGCTGGTCTCCGGCAACACCAATGCGAGCGCCATCATGATCGGCGAGAAGGCGGCCGACCTCATCCGCAAGGATGCGGCCTGA
- a CDS encoding glucose 1-dehydrogenase — translation MGLFDLKGRVAIVTGGNGGIGLGMAKGMAEAGAAIVIGARNAAKSETAVKALTEAGAKAVALSLDVTKEDSCRALVAETVKRFGRLDILVNNAGMNIRKQPQDYTLAEWHTVIDTNLTSAFLCAQAAHPEFLKAGGGKVINIGSMMSLFGAPVLMAYAASKGGMVQMTKAMATAWAKDNIQVNVVLPGWIDTELTQRGRREIQGLHERVLARTPAGRWGEPKDMAGVGVFLASAASDFVTGTAIAVDGGYAAQG, via the coding sequence ATGGGTTTGTTCGACTTGAAGGGGCGAGTCGCCATCGTCACCGGCGGCAATGGCGGCATCGGCCTCGGCATGGCCAAGGGCATGGCGGAGGCGGGTGCTGCCATCGTGATCGGCGCGCGCAACGCCGCCAAGAGCGAGACGGCGGTGAAGGCGCTGACGGAAGCCGGTGCCAAGGCGGTGGCGCTTTCGCTCGACGTGACCAAGGAGGATTCCTGCCGGGCGCTGGTGGCCGAGACGGTCAAGCGCTTCGGGCGCCTCGACATCCTTGTCAACAATGCCGGCATGAACATCCGCAAGCAGCCCCAGGACTACACGCTGGCCGAGTGGCACACGGTCATCGACACCAACCTCACCAGCGCCTTCCTCTGCGCCCAGGCGGCGCATCCGGAGTTCCTCAAGGCCGGCGGCGGCAAGGTCATCAATATCGGCTCGATGATGTCCTTGTTCGGCGCCCCGGTGCTCATGGCCTACGCCGCCAGCAAGGGCGGCATGGTGCAGATGACCAAGGCGATGGCCACCGCCTGGGCCAAGGACAACATCCAGGTGAACGTCGTGCTGCCCGGCTGGATCGACACCGAACTCACCCAGCGCGGCCGTCGCGAGATCCAGGGTCTGCATGAGCGCGTGCTGGCGCGCACGCCCGCCGGGCGCTGGGGCGAGCCCAAGGACATGGCGGGTGTCGGGGTGTTTCTGGCGAGTGCCGCCTCCGACTTCGTCACCGGCACGGCGATCGCCGTCGATGGCGGCTATGCCGCCCAGGGCTGA
- a CDS encoding DMT family transporter, producing the protein MTAVEHSPEAAETAPAEPARQGRAAIARLSLAIVAISFTPVLFRQSELGPTATSFYRTLLAIPVFVIWYWIERRRERGVRKVAWLRDGPALMLGGAVYAANILAYAWAVHFTTVANASLLSNTTPIFVALGSFLVFRDRVRLAFMLSMLAAIAGMIVLAWDKLGIDADRILGAHQILGDGLGILSAVTFAAYLVVIGRLSPRLGSATIMLWTGIVTAIGLLLGALAAGESLAAASLMGWAALLGLGIVSYALGQGLLTLALAHVGAAFSAVALLSLPVSAAFYGWLLLGEPVTLNQGIGGAIILASILGARLSRG; encoded by the coding sequence GTGACCGCGGTGGAGCATTCGCCTGAAGCAGCCGAGACGGCGCCGGCCGAGCCCGCGAGGCAAGGCCGTGCCGCCATCGCCCGGCTCAGCCTGGCGATCGTGGCGATCTCCTTCACGCCCGTGCTCTTCCGCCAATCGGAGCTGGGGCCGACAGCGACTTCCTTCTACCGCACCCTGCTGGCGATCCCGGTCTTCGTCATTTGGTACTGGATCGAGCGCCGCCGCGAGCGCGGGGTCCGCAAGGTCGCCTGGCTCCGCGATGGGCCGGCGCTCATGCTGGGGGGTGCCGTCTATGCCGCCAACATCCTGGCCTATGCCTGGGCGGTGCATTTCACCACGGTCGCCAATGCCAGCCTGCTCAGCAACACCACGCCGATCTTCGTGGCGCTGGGCAGCTTCCTGGTGTTCCGCGACCGTGTCAGGCTTGCCTTCATGCTCTCCATGCTGGCGGCGATCGCCGGCATGATCGTGCTCGCCTGGGACAAGCTCGGCATCGATGCCGATCGGATCCTGGGCGCCCATCAGATCCTGGGCGACGGGCTCGGCATCCTCTCGGCGGTCACCTTTGCCGCCTATCTCGTGGTGATCGGCCGGCTCTCCCCACGGCTGGGATCGGCCACCATCATGCTGTGGACCGGCATCGTCACCGCCATCGGGCTCCTCCTCGGCGCGCTCGCCGCCGGCGAGAGTCTGGCCGCCGCCTCGCTCATGGGCTGGGCGGCGCTCCTCGGCCTCGGCATCGTCTCCTATGCCTTGGGGCAGGGGCTGCTGACCTTGGCGCTGGCCCATGTCGGCGCCGCCTTTTCGGCGGTGGCGCTGTTGTCGCTGCCGGTCAGCGCCGCCTTCTATGGCTGGCTGTTGCTGGGCGAGCCGGTCACCCTGAATCAGGGAATCGGCGGCGCCATCATCCTCGCCAGCATCCTCGGCGCGCGGCTGTCGCGAGGCTGA
- a CDS encoding cysteine dioxygenase has protein sequence MDQSLATDRPLGAFIDSCRGVIAEHRDAADRVTEIAPLMQRLVAGAAGFLENRHLISNPSHYARNAIYICPSGDLSLFALVWLPGQWTPVHDHGSWGVVGVVEGVLEERAYMAADGEINADSGIRLRRGGIVLLNAGAITTFVPNPDHIHMTGVAAGRERCVSLHLYGRNMDSFHIYDVDQGTRRLIDVPHYQSH, from the coding sequence ATGGACCAATCGCTTGCAACCGATCGCCCGCTGGGCGCCTTCATCGATTCCTGCCGGGGCGTCATCGCCGAGCACAGGGATGCGGCCGACCGGGTGACCGAGATCGCCCCCTTGATGCAGCGTCTGGTCGCCGGTGCGGCGGGCTTCCTCGAGAACCGGCATCTGATTTCCAATCCCAGCCACTACGCCAGGAACGCGATCTATATCTGCCCCTCGGGCGACCTCTCGCTCTTCGCCCTGGTCTGGCTGCCGGGACAATGGACGCCGGTGCACGATCACGGCAGCTGGGGCGTGGTCGGCGTCGTCGAGGGCGTGCTGGAGGAGCGGGCCTATATGGCCGCCGATGGCGAGATCAACGCCGATAGCGGCATTCGGCTCCGCCGGGGCGGGATCGTGCTGCTGAATGCCGGCGCCATTACCACCTTCGTGCCGAACCCCGACCACATCCACATGACCGGTGTCGCCGCCGGCCGCGAGCGCTGCGTCAGCCTGCACCTCTACGGCCGCAACATGGATTCCTTCCACATCTACGATGTGGACCAAGGCACCCGGCGCCTGATCGACGTGCCGCACTACCAGAGCCACTAG
- a CDS encoding dienelactone hydrolase family protein, which produces MRTVAGLLIALALPALSGWSAEAETYVRQELRIQMDAAGSAGLETVLVRLDEPGRHPLALINHGSPRSASERPGMTALSLVPQAMEFARRGWAAAIVMRRGYASSGGAWAEDYGGCRSPDYQQAGRIAAGDLKAAIAHLASLPEIDGERIISVGVSAGGYATVALTADPPPGLKAAISFAGGRGSLAADEVCRADLQAQAFGSFGERSRVPMLWVYAENDHFFGPAVATAFKDAFVSAGGLVEFVKPPAFGEDGHRLFSAAGIAQWTPLVDQFLKAHGLVWRASPASLPHLAPPAYLSASAKAAFETYAAAAPHKAFAAAQAGGYGWRSGQKSEEAARAEALATCLRPDPARKCAVIAVDDAAE; this is translated from the coding sequence ATGCGAACCGTCGCTGGCTTGCTGATCGCACTCGCCCTGCCGGCGCTCTCCGGGTGGAGCGCCGAGGCCGAGACCTATGTCCGCCAGGAGCTGCGCATCCAGATGGATGCTGCCGGCAGCGCCGGCCTGGAAACAGTGCTGGTGCGCCTGGATGAGCCCGGGCGCCATCCGTTGGCCCTCATCAACCACGGCTCGCCGCGATCGGCATCCGAGCGTCCCGGCATGACGGCGCTTTCCCTGGTGCCGCAGGCGATGGAGTTCGCGCGCCGGGGCTGGGCGGCGGCCATCGTCATGCGCCGGGGCTACGCCAGCTCCGGCGGCGCCTGGGCCGAGGATTACGGCGGCTGCCGGAGCCCGGACTATCAGCAGGCCGGACGGATCGCGGCGGGCGATCTCAAGGCCGCGATCGCCCATCTCGCAAGCCTGCCGGAGATCGATGGCGAACGGATCATCAGCGTCGGCGTGTCCGCCGGCGGCTACGCCACGGTGGCGCTGACCGCCGATCCGCCGCCGGGTCTCAAGGCCGCGATCAGCTTCGCAGGCGGCCGTGGCTCGCTCGCAGCCGACGAGGTCTGCCGCGCGGATCTGCAAGCCCAGGCTTTCGGCTCTTTCGGCGAGCGCTCGCGCGTGCCCATGCTCTGGGTCTATGCGGAGAACGACCATTTCTTCGGACCGGCCGTCGCCACCGCGTTCAAGGATGCGTTCGTTTCGGCCGGCGGGCTCGTCGAGTTCGTGAAGCCGCCCGCCTTCGGCGAGGACGGTCACCGGCTGTTCTCGGCCGCGGGCATTGCGCAGTGGACACCGCTCGTCGATCAGTTTCTGAAGGCCCACGGCCTCGTCTGGCGCGCCAGCCCGGCCTCCCTGCCGCATCTTGCGCCGCCCGCCTATCTCTCGGCCTCGGCCAAAGCCGCGTTCGAGACCTACGCAGCCGCCGCCCCGCACAAAGCCTTCGCCGCCGCACAAGCCGGGGGCTATGGCTGGCGCTCGGGCCAGAAGAGCGAAGAGGCGGCGCGCGCCGAGGCGCTGGCGACCTGTCTCCGCCCCGACCCCGCGCGCAAATGCGCCGTCATCGCGGTCGACGACGCGGCGGAGTGA